The following are encoded in a window of Acidobacteriota bacterium genomic DNA:
- the metH gene encoding methionine synthase gives MTNHSNTLSKLQSLLVQRIVIIDGAMGTTLQRYNLDEAAYRGERFKDWPQDLKGNHDVLCLTQPDVVEDVHRAYLEAGAEIIETNTFNAQSVSLAEFKMESLAYEINVVAAQLAKQAKEKFLIRHPDRVAFVAGALGPMNKTSSLSPDVNDPAFRAVTFDQVAESYYEAAKGLVDGGADILMVETVFDSLNSKAALFAIQKLYEDIGYSLPLMLSFTITDLSGRTLSGQTVEAYFNATAHAPLLSVGINCALGPKEMRPYIEELSAIAPIYVSAYPNAGLPNPLLPTGFPETPETMAPQLAEWASNGWLNFVGGCCGTTPDHIREIAKAVKGIPPRKLAHPEPYLRLSGLEALTVRPESNFVNIGERTNVTGSPKFAKLILNNQFEEALAVARQQVENGAQLIDVNMDEGMLDSEKAMVHFLNLIASEPDIARVPVVVDSSKWSVIEAGLKCLQGKSVVNSISLKEGEEKFIEQARLIRRYGAAVIVMAFDEKGQADNYERRIEICERAYRILTQQVGFPPQDIVFDPNILTVATGIEEHNNYAVDFIEATRWIKQNLPGAKVSGGVSNISFSFRGNNTVREAMHSAFLYHAIKAGLDMGIVNAGQLAVYDEIPKDLLELVEDVLLNRRADATERLVSFAETIKSQGKSETKELDEWRSGTVEERLSHALVKGIVDYIEADAEEARQKYGRPLNVIEGPLMDGMNVVGDLFGSGKMFLPQVVKSARVMKKAVAYLQPFMEAEKSADSKAAGKILMATVKGDVHDIGKNIVGVVLGCNNYEVIDLGVMVPCEKILNAAREHEVDIIGLSGLITPSLDEMQHVAREMQREGFTVPLLIGGATTSRVHTAVKIAHHYEPPVVHVLDASRAVPVVGALINPETRGTFALNNQRQQIQDREAHEASRERRKMLTLDQAHANRTPIDWATTEIARPEFIGTRLLQNYKLEDIIPFIDWSPFFHTWELAGVFPRILDDSKIGAQARKLYEDAQALLAQIVSRRSLRANGIYGFWPANSVGEDIELYADESRSRVLTTFHTLRQQVEKRAGQFNQALSDFIAPRESGRIDFVGAFAVTTGIGLEELCERFERDHDDYHSIMAKALADRLAEAFAELVHKRAREDWGYGKEENLTTEELIKEKYRGIRPAPGYPAQPDHTEKRLLFDLLEAERFTGIQLTETFAMLPASSVSGLYFAHAEAKYFALGKIERDQIADYARRKAMEVRDVERWLAPNLNYEP, from the coding sequence GTGACCAATCATTCCAACACACTTTCTAAGCTGCAATCCTTATTAGTTCAACGTATCGTCATTATTGATGGCGCGATGGGGACGACGCTGCAACGCTATAACCTGGACGAAGCCGCTTACCGAGGCGAGCGCTTCAAAGACTGGCCGCAAGACTTAAAAGGCAATCACGATGTGCTCTGCCTGACGCAGCCCGATGTTGTCGAAGACGTGCATCGCGCCTACCTCGAAGCCGGTGCGGAGATCATCGAAACCAACACCTTCAACGCGCAATCGGTGTCGCTGGCAGAATTCAAAATGGAATCGCTGGCGTATGAGATCAATGTTGTCGCAGCCCAACTCGCCAAGCAGGCAAAGGAAAAGTTTCTCATCCGACATCCCGACCGCGTAGCCTTTGTCGCCGGGGCGTTGGGGCCGATGAACAAGACGTCTTCGCTGTCGCCGGATGTCAACGATCCGGCGTTTCGCGCGGTGACGTTTGATCAAGTTGCGGAAAGTTATTACGAAGCGGCGAAAGGTTTGGTGGATGGCGGCGCGGATATTTTAATGGTTGAAACAGTGTTCGATTCGCTGAATTCCAAGGCGGCGTTGTTCGCCATTCAGAAATTGTACGAAGACATCGGCTACAGTTTGCCGCTGATGTTGTCCTTCACCATCACGGATTTGAGCGGGCGCACATTGAGCGGCCAAACGGTCGAAGCCTATTTCAACGCCACTGCGCACGCGCCGTTGCTTTCGGTTGGCATTAACTGCGCGCTGGGGCCGAAAGAAATGCGGCCTTACATCGAGGAGCTTTCCGCCATCGCGCCGATTTACGTCAGCGCGTATCCGAACGCGGGATTGCCGAATCCGCTGTTGCCGACGGGATTTCCCGAAACGCCGGAAACGATGGCGCCGCAGTTGGCGGAGTGGGCGTCGAATGGCTGGTTGAATTTTGTCGGTGGATGTTGCGGCACGACGCCGGACCACATTCGCGAAATTGCCAAAGCCGTCAAAGGCATTCCGCCGCGCAAGCTGGCGCATCCCGAACCCTATTTACGTTTGTCCGGTCTGGAAGCGCTGACCGTTCGCCCGGAATCCAATTTCGTCAACATCGGCGAACGTACCAACGTCACCGGCTCGCCGAAATTCGCCAAGCTGATTTTGAACAATCAGTTTGAAGAAGCCTTGGCCGTTGCGCGCCAGCAAGTTGAAAACGGCGCGCAGTTGATTGACGTGAACATGGATGAAGGGATGCTCGATTCGGAAAAAGCGATGGTGCATTTTCTGAACTTGATCGCTTCGGAGCCGGACATCGCCCGCGTGCCAGTGGTCGTGGATTCATCGAAGTGGTCCGTCATCGAAGCAGGCTTGAAATGCCTGCAAGGCAAATCCGTCGTCAATTCCATCAGTCTGAAAGAAGGTGAAGAGAAGTTCATCGAACAGGCGCGGCTGATTCGCCGCTACGGGGCAGCGGTGATCGTGATGGCGTTTGACGAAAAAGGGCAGGCAGATAACTACGAACGGCGCATTGAAATCTGCGAACGCGCGTATCGCATTTTGACCCAGCAAGTCGGCTTTCCGCCGCAAGACATTGTCTTCGATCCGAACATTCTGACGGTCGCCACGGGCATCGAAGAGCACAACAACTACGCCGTGGATTTCATCGAAGCTACGCGCTGGATCAAACAAAACCTGCCCGGCGCGAAAGTTTCGGGCGGCGTCAGCAACATTTCGTTTTCGTTTCGCGGCAACAACACCGTCCGCGAAGCGATGCATTCGGCGTTTCTGTACCACGCGATCAAAGCCGGACTCGATATGGGCATCGTCAACGCAGGACAGTTAGCCGTATACGATGAAATCCCGAAAGATTTGCTGGAACTGGTCGAAGACGTGTTGCTGAACCGGCGGGCGGACGCGACGGAACGGCTGGTCAGTTTTGCTGAAACGATCAAGTCGCAGGGCAAGTCAGAAACGAAAGAACTGGACGAGTGGCGCAGTGGCACGGTCGAAGAGCGGTTGTCGCATGCCTTGGTCAAGGGCATCGTGGATTACATCGAAGCCGATGCCGAAGAAGCACGGCAAAAGTATGGGCGACCGCTGAACGTCATCGAAGGCCCGCTGATGGATGGGATGAACGTCGTCGGCGATTTGTTCGGCTCCGGCAAAATGTTCCTGCCGCAAGTCGTCAAATCGGCGCGCGTGATGAAAAAAGCCGTCGCTTACTTGCAGCCGTTTATGGAGGCGGAAAAATCTGCGGATTCCAAAGCCGCTGGCAAAATCCTGATGGCCACGGTCAAAGGCGACGTTCACGACATCGGCAAAAACATCGTCGGCGTTGTGCTGGGCTGCAACAATTACGAAGTGATTGATCTGGGCGTGATGGTTCCGTGCGAAAAAATTCTCAACGCAGCGCGCGAACACGAAGTAGACATCATCGGTTTGTCCGGGCTGATCACCCCGTCGCTGGATGAAATGCAGCATGTCGCCCGCGAAATGCAGCGCGAAGGATTCACCGTGCCATTGTTGATCGGCGGCGCAACGACTTCCCGCGTTCATACTGCCGTCAAGATTGCGCATCATTACGAACCGCCGGTCGTTCATGTGCTCGACGCTTCGCGCGCGGTGCCGGTCGTAGGCGCACTAATTAATCCTGAAACCCGCGGAACGTTCGCGCTCAACAACCAACGCCAGCAGATTCAAGACCGTGAAGCGCACGAAGCCAGCCGTGAACGACGCAAGATGTTGACGCTTGATCAAGCCCATGCCAATCGTACGCCAATTGACTGGGCAACAACGGAAATCGCCAGGCCGGAATTTATCGGCACGCGATTGCTGCAAAATTACAAGCTGGAAGACATCATTCCGTTCATTGATTGGTCGCCGTTCTTTCATACTTGGGAATTGGCTGGCGTTTTCCCGCGAATTCTGGACGATTCGAAAATCGGCGCACAAGCTCGGAAACTTTATGAAGATGCGCAAGCCTTACTGGCACAGATCGTCAGCCGTCGTTCGCTGCGGGCCAACGGGATTTACGGATTCTGGCCCGCGAATTCAGTCGGCGAAGACATTGAACTTTATGCGGATGAATCGCGTTCGCGTGTGCTGACCACGTTTCACACCCTGCGACAGCAAGTCGAAAAACGCGCAGGGCAATTCAACCAAGCGCTCAGTGATTTCATTGCGCCGCGCGAATCTGGCCGAATTGATTTTGTTGGAGCGTTTGCGGTGACGACGGGCATTGGGCTGGAAGAATTGTGCGAACGGTTTGAACGCGACCACGATGATTACCATTCGATTATGGCCAAGGCGCTGGCAGACCGATTGGCCGAAGCCTTTGCCGAACTCGTTCACAAACGTGCGCGCGAAGACTGGGGCTACGGCAAAGAGGAAAATCTGACGACCGAAGAACTGATCAAAGAAAAATATCGCGGCATTCGCCCCGCGCCGGGGTACCCGGCTCAGCCCGATCACACCGAAAAACGATTGCTGTTTGATTTGCTGGAAGCCGAACGATTCACAGGAATTCAACTGACTGAAACGTTTGCGATGCTTCCCGCTAGTTCTGTTAGCGGTCTGTATTTCGCGCACGCGGAAGCGAAGTATTTCGCGCTCGGCAAAATTGAACGAGACCAGATCGCGGATTACGCTCGGCGCAAAGCGATGGAAGTTCGAGATGTCGAACGCTGGCTTGCGCCGAACCTGAATTACGAGCCGTAG